In one window of Rhinopithecus roxellana isolate Shanxi Qingling chromosome 15, ASM756505v1, whole genome shotgun sequence DNA:
- the PELI3 gene encoding E3 ubiquitin-protein ligase pellino homolog 3 isoform X1 gives MVLEGNPEVGSPRTSDLQHRGNKGSCVLSSPGEDAQPGEDPIKYGELIVLGCCEEGGEETEAQRGEVTGPRAHSCYNGCLASGDKGRRRSRLALSRRPHANGVKPDVLHHISTPLVSKALSNRGQHSISYTLSRSHSVIVEYTHDSDTDMFQIGRSTENMIDFVVTDTSPGGGAAEGPSAQSTISRYACRILCDRRPPYTARIYAAGFDASSNIFLGERAAKWRTPDGLMDGLTTNGVLVMHPAGGFSEDSAPGVWREISVCGNVYTLRDSRSAQQRGKLVENESNVLQDGSLIDLCGATLLWRTPAGLLRAPTLKQLEAQRQEANAARPQCPVGLSTLAFPSPARGRTAPDKQQPWVYVRCGHVHGYHGWGCRRERGPQERECPLCRLVGPYVPLWLGQEAGLCLDPGPPSHAFAPCGHVCSEKTARYWAQTPLPHGTHAFHAACPFCGAWLTGEHGCVRLIFQGPLD, from the exons ATGGTGCTGGAAGGAAACCCTGAAGTGGGGTCCCCCCGAACCTCAGACCTTCAGCACCGGGGGAACAAGGGCTCTTGCGTTCTCTCCTCTCCCGGTGAAGATGCGCAGCCAGGCGAGGATCCCATCAAGTATGGTGAACTCATCGTCCTGGG ATGCTGTGAGGAAGGaggtgaggaaaccgaggctcagagaggggaagtgactggcccaagggcacacagctg CTACAATGGGTGTCTGGCAAGTGGGGACAAGGGCCGCAGGCGAAGCCGCCTGGCACTGAGCCGCCGTCCGCATGCCAATGGAGTGAAGCCAGACGTCCTGCACCACATCTCCACGCCGCTCGTCTCCAAG GCACTGAGTAACCGTGGTCAGCACAGCATCTCGTACACGCTGTCCCGGAGCCACTCGGTCATAGTGGAGTATACACATGATAGTGACACAGACATGTTCCAG ATCGGCCGCTCCACAGAGAACATGATTGACTTTGTGGTAACAGACACGTCCCCTGGAGGAGGGGCTGCCGAGGGCCCTTCCGCCCAGAGCACCATCTCCCGCTACGCCTGCCGCATCCTCTGTGACCGCCGGCCGCCCTATACTGCCCGCATCTATGCAGCTGGCTTCGACGCCTCTAGCAACATCTTCCTTGGA GAGCGGGCGGCCAAATGGCGGACCCCAGATGGCCTGATGGATGGACTGACCACCAATGGAGTTCTGGTGATGCACCCGGCGGGCGGCTTCTCCGAGGACTCAGCCCCAGGTGTCTGGCGGGAGATCTCGGTCTGTGGGAATGTGTACACGTTGCGGGACAGCCGCTCAGCCCAGCAGCGGGGCAAGCTG GTGGAAAACGAGTCCAACGTGCTGCAGGACGGCTCTCTCATCGACCTGTGTGGGGCCACACTGCTGTGGCGCACACCGGCGGGGCTGCTGCGGGCTCCCACACTGAAGCAACTGGAGGCCCAGCGGCAGGAGGCAAATGCAGCGCGGCCCCAGTGCCCCGTGGGCCTCAGCACTCTGgccttccccagcccagcccGTGGCCGCACAGCACCCGACAAACAGCAGCCCTGGGTCTACGTCCGCTGCGGGCACGTCCATGGCTACCACGGCTGGGGCTGCCGGCGGGAGCGGGGCCCCCAGGAGCGCGAATGTCCTCTCTGCCGCCTGGTGGGGCCTTATGTGCCTCTATGGCTTGGCCAGGAGGCCGGCCTCTGCCTGGACCCTGGGCCGCCTAGCCATGCCTTTGCACCTTGCGGCCACGTCTGCTCTGAGAAGACTGCCCGCTACTGGGCCCAGACACCACTGCCCCATGGCACCCATGCTTTCCATGCCGCCTGCCCCTTTTGCGGGGCCTGGCTTACTGGCGAGCATGGCTGCGTCCGCCTCATTTTCCAGGGCCCGCTGGATTAG
- the PELI3 gene encoding E3 ubiquitin-protein ligase pellino homolog 3 isoform X2: MVLEGNPEVGSPRTSDLQHRGNKGSCVLSSPGEDAQPGEDPIKYGELIVLGYNGCLASGDKGRRRSRLALSRRPHANGVKPDVLHHISTPLVSKALSNRGQHSISYTLSRSHSVIVEYTHDSDTDMFQIGRSTENMIDFVVTDTSPGGGAAEGPSAQSTISRYACRILCDRRPPYTARIYAAGFDASSNIFLGERAAKWRTPDGLMDGLTTNGVLVMHPAGGFSEDSAPGVWREISVCGNVYTLRDSRSAQQRGKLVENESNVLQDGSLIDLCGATLLWRTPAGLLRAPTLKQLEAQRQEANAARPQCPVGLSTLAFPSPARGRTAPDKQQPWVYVRCGHVHGYHGWGCRRERGPQERECPLCRLVGPYVPLWLGQEAGLCLDPGPPSHAFAPCGHVCSEKTARYWAQTPLPHGTHAFHAACPFCGAWLTGEHGCVRLIFQGPLD; the protein is encoded by the exons ATGGTGCTGGAAGGAAACCCTGAAGTGGGGTCCCCCCGAACCTCAGACCTTCAGCACCGGGGGAACAAGGGCTCTTGCGTTCTCTCCTCTCCCGGTGAAGATGCGCAGCCAGGCGAGGATCCCATCAAGTATGGTGAACTCATCGTCCTGGG CTACAATGGGTGTCTGGCAAGTGGGGACAAGGGCCGCAGGCGAAGCCGCCTGGCACTGAGCCGCCGTCCGCATGCCAATGGAGTGAAGCCAGACGTCCTGCACCACATCTCCACGCCGCTCGTCTCCAAG GCACTGAGTAACCGTGGTCAGCACAGCATCTCGTACACGCTGTCCCGGAGCCACTCGGTCATAGTGGAGTATACACATGATAGTGACACAGACATGTTCCAG ATCGGCCGCTCCACAGAGAACATGATTGACTTTGTGGTAACAGACACGTCCCCTGGAGGAGGGGCTGCCGAGGGCCCTTCCGCCCAGAGCACCATCTCCCGCTACGCCTGCCGCATCCTCTGTGACCGCCGGCCGCCCTATACTGCCCGCATCTATGCAGCTGGCTTCGACGCCTCTAGCAACATCTTCCTTGGA GAGCGGGCGGCCAAATGGCGGACCCCAGATGGCCTGATGGATGGACTGACCACCAATGGAGTTCTGGTGATGCACCCGGCGGGCGGCTTCTCCGAGGACTCAGCCCCAGGTGTCTGGCGGGAGATCTCGGTCTGTGGGAATGTGTACACGTTGCGGGACAGCCGCTCAGCCCAGCAGCGGGGCAAGCTG GTGGAAAACGAGTCCAACGTGCTGCAGGACGGCTCTCTCATCGACCTGTGTGGGGCCACACTGCTGTGGCGCACACCGGCGGGGCTGCTGCGGGCTCCCACACTGAAGCAACTGGAGGCCCAGCGGCAGGAGGCAAATGCAGCGCGGCCCCAGTGCCCCGTGGGCCTCAGCACTCTGgccttccccagcccagcccGTGGCCGCACAGCACCCGACAAACAGCAGCCCTGGGTCTACGTCCGCTGCGGGCACGTCCATGGCTACCACGGCTGGGGCTGCCGGCGGGAGCGGGGCCCCCAGGAGCGCGAATGTCCTCTCTGCCGCCTGGTGGGGCCTTATGTGCCTCTATGGCTTGGCCAGGAGGCCGGCCTCTGCCTGGACCCTGGGCCGCCTAGCCATGCCTTTGCACCTTGCGGCCACGTCTGCTCTGAGAAGACTGCCCGCTACTGGGCCCAGACACCACTGCCCCATGGCACCCATGCTTTCCATGCCGCCTGCCCCTTTTGCGGGGCCTGGCTTACTGGCGAGCATGGCTGCGTCCGCCTCATTTTCCAGGGCCCGCTGGATTAG